Part of the Bacillus sp. SM2101 genome, CCTTCACGCCAGATGGGAAACTCGCTTATGTCACTAATGCATTTAATGCCACAGTATCAGTCATCGATGTGAAAACTCATAGCGTCATTACTACTGTTATGGTTGGGCAAGTACCATTTGATGTCACCTTCACGCCAGATGGGAAAATCGCTTATGTCACTAATGCATTTAATGCCACAGTATCAGTCATCGATGTGAAAACTCATAGCGTCATTGCTACTGTTCAAGTTGGGCAAAGTCCATTTGATGTCGCCTTCACACCTGATGGGAAAATCGCTTATGTTACTAATGAAGATGATGTTAAAATAACAGTCATCGATGTGAAAACTCATAGTGTGATT contains:
- a CDS encoding beta-propeller fold lactonase family protein, whose translation is FTPDGKLAYVTNAFNATVSVIDVKTHSVITTVMVGQVPFDVTFTPDGKIAYVTNAFNATVSVIDVKTHSVIATVQVGQSPFDVAFTPDGKIAYVTNEDDVKITVIDVKTHSVIATIPIDLQLGRIAFTPDGKLAFVAELT